ACCTCGTGGTCTTCCTTTCCGTTTACAGCACCGTGATGATCCTGCCCTTCATAGGCATGTTCTACGGCCTCAACGAGTGGACTGAACGGGTATTCGGCTTTGGCGCGCGAACCATCGCCATCATCGACACCATGGCGGATTCACCGCTTGGCCAGGTCGCTATGGTCCCCATGCTCGCGTGGATCGCCCGGGAAGCACCCAACGAACAGAAGGCAACCTATTTTGCGGTTATGGCAGCCTTCACCAACCTTGCCTTATCTGCGTCAAGCCTCGGCACCAACTACCTCAACCAGATCTTTGTTGTGGGGCGGGGCCAGTACGCAGAATTGGGTCACCTGATGATTACCGCTACGGTGATCGGGCTGATAGTACCCATTGCCACGGTTCTTATCGTTAATAAAAGCAAACGATCCGGATAAGTCGTGCCCGTTACCTTTTTCACCGCCACGTTTTTCTCTTGACTCTTCTGCAGGGACGTACTAAACATCTATACTTTTGCAAGTCTGCGCATGACCACAAAGGAGCCTGATGAGTCCCTTCAGGTCGGTGACGTCGAGCTTGAGCAGGTTCATGAATTACGCGGGCGGCATCGTGCTCGTATTCATGATGCTTCTTGTCGTCTCCGATGTGATCTTGCGCATTTTCTGGAAACCCATCCTGGGAACCTACGAGATGGTCTCCCTCGCCGGCGCCCTTGTCATTGGCTTCGCCATACCGAAAACGTCCCTTGACGATGCGCACGTATATGTTGATTTTGTCGTGACCGGGCGCTCTGCCGCAGTGCGGAAGGCCTTTCTCGCCGTCACCAAGTTCCTCGGGTTCGTGCTTTTTCTTCTGCTGGCCATCAACATGTTCCGTAAAGCGGGCGAGCTTTACAGCGCTCAGGAAGTCACCTTAACCCTCCACATTCCCTTGTACCCGGTTGCCTATGCCCTCGCGTTTTGCAGCATCGTCGAAGCCATAGTGCTGCTACTACAGATATATGCCGGAGCCGGCAAAGAGGGCGGCAATGAGTGAGATAACCGTCGGCATCATCGCTCTTGTCTTTCTCCTCGGGTTTTTTCTCACCGGGATAGAACTCGCCTTTGCCATGGCACTCGTAGGGGTGGCTGGTTTCAGCATCGTGGTCTCACCGTCCTCTGCCATGAATCTTCTGGCCAATGATTTTTTTGATTCCCTCGCCTCGTATGGTTTCACCGTGGTCCCGCTCTTCATTCTCATGGGCC
The Syntrophorhabdales bacterium genome window above contains:
- a CDS encoding TRAP transporter small permease subunit; its protein translation is MSPFRSVTSSLSRFMNYAGGIVLVFMMLLVVSDVILRIFWKPILGTYEMVSLAGALVIGFAIPKTSLDDAHVYVDFVVTGRSAAVRKAFLAVTKFLGFVLFLLLAINMFRKAGELYSAQEVTLTLHIPLYPVAYALAFCSIVEAIVLLLQIYAGAGKEGGNE